One Oncorhynchus keta strain PuntledgeMale-10-30-2019 unplaced genomic scaffold, Oket_V2 Un_scaffold_2576_pilon_pilon, whole genome shotgun sequence DNA window includes the following coding sequences:
- the alkbh5 gene encoding RNA demethylase ALKBH5 has translation MSASGFSDLREKLTSMTPHRDNYKNRVTDKDDSYKNRKVKVTDGGSSNGNGRKRKHRDSSEDEVEPVESREQEARRVQSGIVQVEVFSKEDCDVIEGKINEVVANGEAGLYREHTVDRAPLRNKYFFGEGYTYGAQLEKSSLKRTRLYPKGEVNPDIPTWVHLSLSSLNWSPVVDVVFCPVGFVNSAVINDYQPGGCIVSHVDPLHIFARPIVSVSFFSDSALCFGCRFQFKPIRVSEPVLELPVRRGSVTVLSGYAADDITHCIRPQDIKERRAVIILRKTRPDAPRVDQSPSPNPSPPERHAPLKAKRSHRRADPDAAHRYSHTGRHTLTHRTRAPPLTPPT, from the exons ATGTCAGCCAGTGGTTTCTCCGACCTGCGGGAAAAGCTGACGTCCATGACTCCTCACCGGGACAATTACAAAAACAGAGTTACCGATAAGGACGACAGTTACAAAAATAGGAAAGTTAAAGTTACCGACGGAGGTAGTAGTAACGGGAACGGCCGGAAGCGGAAGCACCGAGATTCCTCCGAGGATGAGGTCGAGCCTGTGGAGTCCCGTGAGCAG gAGGCGAGGCGTGTCCAGAGTGGCATTGTTCAGGTAGAGGTCTTCTCTAAAGAGGACTGTGATGTCATTGAGGGCAAGATAAATGAGGTGGTTGCTAACGGAGAAGCGGGGCTTTACCGGGAACACACCGTAGATCGGGCACCGCTACGGAACAAATATTTCTTTGGAGAG GGCTATACATACGGGGCCCAGCTAGAGAAGTCTTCTCTAAAGAGGACT AGATTGTACCCTAAAGGAGAGGTAAACCCCGACATCCCGACCTgggttcacctctctctgtcatcaCTAAACTGGTCT cctgttgttgatgttgtttttTGTCCTGTAGGTTTTGTGAACTCGGCGGTGATCAACGACTACCAACCAGGCGGCTGCATCGTGTCACATGTCGACCCGCTCCACATCTTCGCCCGGCCAATCGTATCCGTGTCCTTCTTCTCAGACTCGGCCCTCTGCTTCGGCTGCCGCTTCCAGTTTAAACCAATCAGAGTGTCCGAGCCCGTCCTGGAGCTTCCTGTCAGGAGAGGAAGTGTTACTGTCCTCAG tggcTACGCGGCTGATGACATCACCCACTGTATCCGCCCCCAGGACATCAAGGAGAGACGAGCCGTCATCATCCTCAGGAA gacgAGACCAGATGCTCCCCGTGTAGACCAGagcccctcccctaacccctccCCTCCTGAGAGACACGCCCCTCTGAAGGCCAAACGCTCTCACCGCAGAGCTGACCCAGACGCTGcacacaggtactcacacactgggagacatacactcacacacaggaccAGAGCCCCTCCCCTAACTCCTCCTACCTGA